Proteins found in one Fodinibius saliphilus genomic segment:
- a CDS encoding ATP-binding protein: MDFKIQLKFRNSSSVYLSDAKKHAKKFDDFKEADSNKKINSLTVSQEALRRKSSSFLKVWEIVKSWKGTEILLNDDPIDQKELNSITDVINCNSEYHKAVIQEDHCKIRDDIEGWGCKFLNSIARHSPNRYYWRNSNHNWYDFGHFEEEYKWKVDKQKIKEVLKREARLKNLNLCSVFNLETVFEHVDTLPDEINVEESESWEIKYEESIDGNTLEKKPNGIKPHPNNGSSSSSLSISFGAQKEEEEKDESTVNNRHIPDVEYDDIGGIDGILQKIREAIEIPFLKPELIKHLGIQPHKGILLAGPPGTGKTLIAKAIANQVNAHFISIKGPELLSKWHGQSEENLRKVFEEARINSPSIIFFDEIDSIAQERSNEESLRFDSRFVNQLLTLMDGLEEFEDVRIIATTNRIELLDKALLRPGRFDYKIEVTKPDLKGCLEILKIHTKDMPIDSNFNLELFSAKLLGLTGAEIAYITRESAYNCLRRSINGLEPRSINEINEEHLSNFNISRNDFEKALKSLK; the protein is encoded by the coding sequence ATGGATTTCAAAATTCAATTAAAGTTTAGAAACAGTAGTTCAGTTTATTTATCTGATGCTAAAAAGCATGCTAAGAAATTCGATGATTTTAAAGAGGCTGATTCAAACAAAAAAATAAACTCACTAACTGTTTCACAAGAAGCATTACGGCGGAAAAGCTCTTCCTTTCTAAAGGTTTGGGAAATTGTGAAATCTTGGAAAGGGACTGAAATCTTATTGAACGATGATCCCATCGACCAAAAAGAATTAAATTCCATAACCGATGTCATAAATTGTAATTCTGAATACCATAAAGCCGTAATTCAAGAAGATCATTGTAAAATTCGAGATGATATAGAAGGATGGGGATGTAAATTTTTAAATAGTATAGCACGACACTCACCGAATAGATATTATTGGAGAAATAGTAATCACAATTGGTATGACTTTGGCCATTTCGAGGAAGAATATAAATGGAAGGTTGATAAACAGAAGATTAAAGAAGTATTAAAACGAGAAGCACGTCTCAAAAATTTAAATTTATGTTCTGTATTCAATTTAGAAACAGTGTTTGAACATGTCGATACTTTACCCGACGAAATCAATGTTGAAGAATCAGAAAGCTGGGAAATTAAATATGAGGAAAGTATTGATGGGAATACATTGGAGAAAAAACCTAATGGTATTAAACCCCACCCAAACAATGGTAGCAGTAGTTCGTCATTAAGCATTTCTTTCGGTGCCCAAAAAGAAGAAGAGGAAAAAGATGAATCCACTGTAAACAATAGGCATATTCCAGATGTCGAATATGACGATATTGGTGGAATTGATGGTATTCTACAAAAAATCAGGGAGGCGATTGAAATACCTTTTTTAAAACCTGAATTGATAAAGCATTTAGGAATACAACCCCATAAAGGAATTCTACTTGCAGGCCCACCCGGTACTGGAAAAACACTAATCGCAAAAGCAATTGCTAATCAAGTAAATGCACATTTCATTTCAATAAAAGGACCAGAACTGCTTAGTAAATGGCATGGCCAGTCTGAGGAAAATTTAAGAAAGGTATTTGAAGAAGCTAGAATAAATTCCCCTTCAATTATCTTTTTTGACGAAATAGACTCAATAGCACAGGAAAGATCAAATGAAGAATCATTAAGGTTTGACTCAAGGTTTGTAAATCAGCTTTTGACTTTAATGGACGGTCTTGAAGAGTTTGAAGATGTAAGAATTATTGCAACAACAAATAGAATTGAATTATTAGATAAGGCATTACTTAGGCCTGGTAGATTTGATTATAAAATCGAGGTAACAAAACCTGACTTAAAAGGTTGTCTTGAAATTTTAAAGATACACACCAAAGATATGCCGATTGATTCAAATTTTAATCTTGAACTGTTCAGTGCAAAATTGTTGGGTTTAACCGGTGCTGAAATTGCCTACATTACCCGTGAGAGTGCTTATAATTGTTTAAGACGTTCAATCAATGGTTTAGAGCCTAGATCAATTAACGAAATTAATGAGGAGCATCTTTCTAATTTCAATATTAGTCGAAATGACTTTGAAAAAGCCTTAAAAAGCCTCAAATAA
- a CDS encoding DUF2779 domain-containing protein: protein MSHYLTKSKFVRALDCPTKLYYAQHDEYKSTLEDNDFMQALAEGGLQVGELAKLYFPGGHDIPMMQEKSKSLSETKALLQQNDVTIYEAAMQHKNCFVLVDVLQKKGNRLDLIEVKSKSWEPDESFTYKNKDDIYSDWQEYLFDVAFQTWVARRAYPNFQIEPYLMLIDKTQKATVDGLHQYFKIMEENGRSEVKVKDGVNKDDLGAQILRKVHVGEYVEQILEGNGREPEHELEAAGFDHWISTLSEYLKADQKYPITTGNKCKSCEYRITPDKLSGNEKSGFAECWKQDLQWRDDDLAKPHVFDIWNDRRTEKYLDQGVYHMEELIPGMLRANPDKLYKQTEWDYGQRQTVQIMKATGHHSQEEAVLAGLFQEMDSWNFPLHFIDFEAVTPAIPFHKGQKPYKKTPFQFSCHTIYEDGTLEHTAEWIEDTPGKFPCFDFVRELKKCLEGDDGSVFMYHHFENTVLNDVIDLLEERQPDDASELIEWIKTITKGGPREMIDQQRMVVKYYYSPYMGSSNSIKDVLPAVLNESPRLKEIYSQPYNGLSIKDKVLYQTDENSGKVLSPYKLLDPIGFDIPDYETAEETIAEGGTAMMAWSRMQFDDVSPEEREATFKALLKYCELDTLAMVMIHQHWVWLKNS, encoded by the coding sequence ATGTCCCATTACCTCACAAAGTCTAAATTCGTCCGAGCCCTCGACTGTCCCACAAAACTATACTATGCACAGCACGATGAATATAAAAGCACTTTAGAAGATAACGATTTCATGCAGGCGCTTGCCGAAGGCGGCTTACAGGTCGGTGAACTGGCCAAACTCTATTTTCCGGGCGGACATGATATCCCCATGATGCAAGAGAAGTCTAAGTCACTCAGCGAAACCAAGGCTTTACTGCAACAAAATGATGTCACCATTTACGAGGCAGCCATGCAGCACAAAAACTGTTTTGTATTGGTGGACGTCCTCCAAAAGAAAGGGAATCGGCTGGATCTGATTGAGGTAAAATCAAAGTCTTGGGAACCAGACGAAAGTTTTACTTACAAAAATAAGGATGATATTTATAGCGACTGGCAGGAGTATCTATTTGACGTAGCATTCCAAACATGGGTAGCACGTCGGGCTTATCCGAATTTTCAAATTGAGCCTTATCTGATGCTTATCGATAAAACCCAAAAAGCTACGGTGGATGGCCTGCATCAATACTTTAAAATAATGGAAGAAAACGGACGCAGTGAAGTCAAAGTTAAAGACGGGGTAAATAAAGATGATCTTGGCGCTCAAATCTTACGAAAAGTGCATGTTGGTGAATACGTAGAACAAATATTAGAAGGCAACGGACGAGAACCGGAGCACGAACTGGAGGCCGCCGGATTTGACCATTGGATATCGACGCTAAGCGAATATCTAAAGGCTGATCAAAAGTATCCGATAACCACCGGAAACAAGTGCAAAAGCTGTGAATATCGTATCACTCCCGATAAATTATCTGGCAATGAAAAGAGCGGCTTTGCCGAATGTTGGAAACAAGACCTGCAGTGGAGGGATGATGATTTAGCCAAACCGCATGTCTTTGATATTTGGAACGACCGACGGACGGAAAAATATCTTGACCAAGGTGTCTACCACATGGAAGAACTTATCCCCGGAATGTTGCGAGCTAATCCCGACAAACTCTATAAGCAGACCGAGTGGGATTACGGGCAGCGTCAGACCGTACAGATTATGAAAGCCACCGGTCATCATTCCCAAGAGGAAGCAGTTCTGGCCGGACTTTTTCAAGAGATGGATAGCTGGAACTTTCCCCTTCACTTTATTGACTTTGAGGCCGTAACCCCTGCTATTCCCTTTCACAAAGGACAAAAGCCCTACAAGAAAACGCCTTTCCAGTTTTCCTGTCACACTATTTATGAAGACGGCACATTAGAACACACCGCAGAGTGGATTGAAGATACGCCCGGTAAATTTCCATGCTTTGATTTTGTTAGGGAGCTAAAGAAATGCCTGGAAGGTGATGATGGCAGCGTATTCATGTACCACCACTTTGAAAACACGGTGCTCAATGATGTCATCGATCTGCTGGAAGAACGTCAGCCGGATGATGCCAGCGAGCTTATTGAATGGATTAAAACTATCACAAAGGGTGGTCCGCGCGAGATGATCGATCAACAGCGAATGGTGGTGAAGTATTATTACTCTCCATATATGGGCAGCTCTAACAGCATCAAAGATGTGTTGCCGGCAGTACTTAATGAAAGCCCGAGACTTAAAGAAATATATTCCCAACCATACAACGGGCTTAGCATCAAAGACAAAGTGCTCTATCAAACAGACGAGAATTCCGGTAAAGTGCTAAGTCCTTATAAGCTGCTGGATCCTATTGGTTTCGACATCCCCGACTATGAAACTGCTGAAGAAACCATTGCCGAAGGCGGTACGGCCATGATGGCGTGGAGCCGTATGCAGTTTGATGATGTATCTCCCGAAGAACGGGAAGCTACTTTTAAAGCACTGCTGAAATACTGCGAGCTAGATACTTTGGCGATGGTGATGATTCATCAGCACTGGGTGTGGTTAAAGAATAGTTAA
- a CDS encoding Y-family DNA polymerase — MNIPDFNRFPELTDPGRYQLNKNVHNITRYQTIAADMQHPGNSPRLYVHVDMNAFYAQVEQLCYNLYGMPVVVGGWRKPDGTVKGIVATSSYEARAWGVKTGMSALEAYKLCPHVIFKQVDYEKYHAFSKRIKGVLDSFSPDVEAYSMDEYFLDITWKLEESYEQLVEFAWAMKEAIYEETNLRCSVGISTSKTYSKLASDLEKPDGLTVLTEEEEIKDKIWPLPVDEVWGIGSRRYAKIKGRGITTIGEAIDRGYPLFQKLFGKYFGKMLWETVAGKDRAIVSDDTEYIPERVSYGHTFSTWTDAPWKVAGEFAKATKQVCYRLRGYGKKSDKYFGNVRFQGQEKEGFSFTFRAPGLTNLDGYVLRNCLQKVLPMLFYCKDQGKRFRAIMLGTTELNMTTQAELFFQENPKVQRMYQAMDYINNRFGLDTIDHGISQFDVKGNTHFKERSM, encoded by the coding sequence ATGAATATCCCTGATTTTAATCGCTTCCCTGAACTCACCGATCCCGGTCGCTACCAACTAAATAAGAACGTCCACAATATTACGCGATACCAAACCATTGCTGCCGACATGCAGCATCCGGGGAACTCTCCTCGCCTATATGTGCATGTAGATATGAACGCCTTTTACGCACAGGTCGAGCAACTGTGTTATAACTTGTACGGAATGCCGGTGGTGGTAGGCGGATGGCGCAAGCCGGACGGAACGGTCAAAGGGATTGTGGCTACGAGTTCTTACGAAGCCAGGGCATGGGGCGTAAAAACCGGCATGAGTGCTTTGGAGGCCTACAAGCTTTGTCCACATGTGATATTCAAGCAAGTGGACTACGAGAAGTACCACGCCTTCAGCAAACGTATTAAGGGCGTGCTGGATAGCTTTTCTCCGGACGTAGAGGCTTACAGTATGGACGAGTATTTCCTGGATATTACGTGGAAGCTTGAAGAATCCTATGAGCAACTGGTAGAATTCGCCTGGGCGATGAAGGAAGCCATCTATGAAGAAACGAATCTCCGATGCAGTGTAGGGATATCGACCTCCAAGACCTACTCAAAGCTGGCCTCAGACTTGGAGAAACCGGACGGACTTACGGTACTGACAGAGGAGGAAGAAATTAAAGACAAGATCTGGCCCCTACCTGTTGATGAAGTATGGGGCATCGGCAGCCGTCGGTATGCTAAGATCAAAGGTCGAGGCATTACAACCATTGGTGAGGCTATTGACCGTGGATATCCCCTATTCCAAAAGCTGTTTGGCAAGTACTTTGGCAAAATGCTCTGGGAGACCGTAGCTGGGAAAGACCGGGCCATAGTTAGTGATGATACGGAATATATCCCCGAACGGGTTTCCTACGGCCATACCTTTTCGACGTGGACCGATGCCCCGTGGAAGGTAGCTGGAGAATTTGCCAAGGCAACCAAGCAGGTTTGTTACCGCCTGCGAGGATACGGCAAGAAGTCGGACAAGTATTTTGGAAACGTACGATTTCAAGGGCAAGAGAAAGAAGGATTCTCGTTTACCTTTCGGGCTCCGGGTTTAACTAATTTAGATGGGTATGTACTCCGCAATTGCCTGCAGAAAGTCCTGCCGATGCTATTCTACTGCAAAGACCAGGGAAAGCGATTTCGGGCAATCATGCTTGGAACGACTGAGTTAAATATGACCACACAAGCGGAACTGTTTTTCCAGGAGAATCCAAAGGTCCAGCGGATGTACCAGGCTATGGATTATATCAATAACCGGTTTGGGTTAGATACTATTGATCACGGCATTAGCCAATTTGATGTGAAAGGGAATACGCACTTTAAGGAGCGATCGATGTAA
- a CDS encoding metallophosphoesterase family protein — protein MKIFHIADLHLGRTFRNLPEAQDKLSEARYETLQKTIDKANELETDIFVIAGDLFDRTSMKVGDIQKAVRAINQFAGEVVLVLPGNHDYITADSQLWDRFKKEAEEHVLVLDKKELLTLSVFEPEVVIYPAPCHAKHSADHAIGWVNEIEKDEDALHIGVAHGSIEGVSPDFDQRYFPMSIHELEQSGVDLWLMGHTHITWPEKPDKRDMVFNPGTPEPDGFSCNHEGRAFLHTVREDKEIKTEIVSTGTYRFIQKDEHISSTKDVQDLVEEFSENAWQQAVVELKVSGKLEEEVFESWQESRSQIRESVLELRLEDNEVRRKVTSEQIKKEFSKGSFPEQLLSSFSEDEEEEELQMAYELIKEVQQ, from the coding sequence ATGAAAATATTCCACATAGCAGACCTCCATCTTGGCCGTACTTTCCGAAACTTACCAGAGGCGCAAGACAAACTTTCTGAAGCACGGTATGAAACACTTCAGAAGACAATTGATAAAGCGAATGAATTAGAGACCGATATTTTTGTCATTGCCGGTGATCTGTTTGATCGTACCTCAATGAAGGTCGGAGATATTCAGAAAGCTGTTCGGGCGATCAATCAATTTGCAGGAGAAGTAGTATTGGTCCTGCCCGGCAACCATGACTATATCACGGCCGATAGTCAGCTTTGGGATCGTTTTAAAAAAGAAGCTGAAGAGCATGTTTTAGTGTTGGATAAGAAAGAGCTGCTAACTCTTTCGGTCTTTGAACCGGAAGTTGTGATATATCCCGCTCCCTGCCATGCCAAGCATTCGGCTGATCATGCCATCGGGTGGGTTAATGAGATAGAAAAAGACGAGGACGCCCTTCACATTGGAGTTGCCCATGGCAGTATAGAAGGGGTATCACCCGATTTCGATCAGCGATACTTTCCTATGTCCATTCATGAATTGGAGCAGTCCGGTGTCGATCTCTGGCTGATGGGGCACACGCATATTACCTGGCCGGAGAAGCCTGACAAGCGGGATATGGTCTTTAATCCAGGTACGCCTGAACCCGACGGATTTTCTTGTAATCACGAAGGACGGGCTTTTCTGCATACTGTCAGAGAAGATAAAGAAATCAAAACTGAAATAGTCAGCACGGGTACCTATCGCTTTATTCAGAAAGATGAGCATATTTCATCTACCAAAGACGTTCAAGATCTGGTAGAAGAGTTTAGCGAAAATGCTTGGCAGCAAGCTGTTGTTGAGTTAAAGGTATCTGGAAAGTTGGAAGAGGAAGTATTTGAATCTTGGCAGGAAAGCAGGTCACAAATTCGTGAATCCGTATTAGAGCTTCGATTGGAAGATAACGAAGTCCGCCGAAAAGTTACTTCCGAACAAATAAAGAAAGAATTTTCTAAGGGCTCATTTCCCGAACAGTTATTGTCTTCTTTTTCAGAAGATGAGGAAGAAGAGGAGTTGCAGATGGCATACGAATTGATAAAAGAGGTACAGCAATGA
- a CDS encoding SOS response-associated peptidase has protein sequence MCGRYWRDIKFQEACKDMFEVPFDIDEILPNFNVAPTTQNPIVLQRNGTRSIEGFRWGLIPFYEKEGKPKYPYFNARAEKLTETAAYKEPFKKYRCIVPVSGFYEWKKSGGEKYPYGFQMKDKPIMPLAGLYYEWESPNGTRKIPSYTIITTDSNDTVGQIHDKHRMPVILTKEDFDFWLDPNNHNTKAYYDGGIFEPYPDEAIHRFPVSQKVNSTRNNGPELIEEVDEWQ, from the coding sequence ATGTGCGGACGATATTGGAGAGATATTAAATTTCAGGAGGCCTGCAAGGATATGTTCGAAGTTCCGTTCGATATTGATGAGATACTGCCGAACTTTAACGTGGCACCGACCACGCAAAACCCAATTGTGCTGCAACGAAATGGGACCCGTTCTATCGAAGGGTTTCGTTGGGGCCTTATTCCCTTCTATGAAAAGGAAGGAAAGCCTAAGTATCCCTATTTTAACGCACGGGCCGAGAAGCTAACGGAGACAGCGGCCTACAAAGAACCGTTTAAAAAATATCGGTGCATTGTTCCGGTTTCTGGGTTCTATGAGTGGAAGAAGTCTGGGGGTGAAAAATATCCCTATGGTTTTCAGATGAAAGACAAACCTATTATGCCACTGGCCGGACTATATTACGAGTGGGAATCTCCCAATGGGACTAGGAAAATCCCTTCCTATACCATTATCACGACCGATAGTAATGATACGGTTGGTCAGATCCATGACAAACACCGCATGCCGGTAATCTTGACCAAAGAAGACTTTGACTTTTGGTTGGATCCGAACAATCACAACACCAAGGCCTATTATGACGGAGGGATCTTTGAGCCCTATCCGGATGAAGCAATTCACCGCTTTCCAGTTTCACAGAAAGTGAACTCCACCAGAAATAATGGTCCTGAGCTAATTGAAGAGGTTGATGAGTGGCAGTAA
- a CDS encoding AAA family ATPase, with protein MKLSKVYLHPFAGIEDDVFEFDDGLNVLLGPNEAGKSTVFQAVMHGLLTTTSLTQTKVEDIMGSYFPAVGGDVIRVGLELENSDNNIIRIQKIWKKGNRNGSASLKLPDGSEITDEKKVQDQIESLFPVSPATMRTIMLANQSELHQTMQDMRQKDKVRKELGNVLRRNLMETGGVSVDRFKELLEQKYKNYFKRWNRQQQYPENNRGIKNPYKVGTGKVVEAYYKKEQLRLDLEEAKRFEDDLDSLNEALSILIAKQEEKKEKFEERRPLKKGIQERQLKEQKFESAKEKKQRLLHISKKWPVFEDKMENLEPKLDAHRKNLEELQQEQQKAQSKQKAEQLKQRIAKIEELTSQVEEAKDELEEAQKVTQEDLQKLRELQSDIRQLQTKIEAAKLTVRIESNSDQTLRYSEAGQDEKEIAADSGETLDQTASGGFTLKTDGLMVKVFSGEGDLEDTIETLQAKKEEISGYLDDLEVGSVQEAESYAGLYQKKENDLAQAKKAYKKELGDHELEDLKEELEAYGDLSKVRSSEEITEDIVETKTTLNQLKKEAEEAETKIEEWTEKYGSSDDLILQLAETSKLLKVLKSDLDDLPSLPEGYESSEEFIEEVSQLDKDIQQLKDQIFEKKQERTQLEAETPDTSSEELQKLRQEAEAEFELINSRAETLARVREKSLKLIESMDSDTYKGLETSFVKWLDLMVGDRFSTVDMDSDMPTAFKTQEATSLTYNLLSHGTKDTVALAWRFALCEKFLSDGNGFAILDDPMVDIDPERREKVVKAINEFSGQYQTIVMTCHPDHAEELDTNRVALQTI; from the coding sequence ATGAAGTTATCAAAAGTATATCTCCATCCATTTGCCGGCATTGAAGATGATGTGTTTGAATTTGATGATGGTCTAAATGTTCTACTGGGTCCAAACGAAGCAGGGAAGTCTACAGTATTTCAGGCTGTAATGCATGGCCTACTGACTACTACATCACTTACACAGACCAAAGTGGAAGACATCATGGGAAGCTATTTCCCGGCCGTGGGCGGTGATGTTATTCGGGTAGGTCTGGAATTGGAGAATTCCGATAATAATATTATTCGAATTCAGAAGATCTGGAAGAAAGGAAACCGGAATGGTAGTGCTTCTCTGAAATTACCAGATGGTTCCGAAATAACCGATGAGAAGAAGGTACAGGATCAGATTGAATCATTGTTTCCTGTCTCTCCAGCTACTATGCGAACTATCATGCTTGCCAATCAGTCCGAACTACATCAGACGATGCAAGACATGAGGCAAAAAGACAAAGTTCGTAAAGAGCTTGGCAATGTACTTCGTAGAAATTTAATGGAGACGGGCGGAGTATCTGTAGATCGCTTTAAGGAATTACTCGAACAGAAATATAAAAATTACTTTAAGCGTTGGAATCGTCAACAGCAGTATCCTGAAAACAATCGGGGTATCAAGAATCCTTACAAAGTAGGTACTGGCAAAGTTGTTGAGGCCTATTATAAAAAAGAACAGCTCCGGTTAGATTTAGAGGAGGCTAAGCGTTTTGAAGACGATCTGGATTCGTTGAATGAGGCATTGAGTATTCTAATAGCAAAGCAGGAAGAAAAAAAGGAAAAGTTTGAAGAGCGTAGGCCATTGAAAAAGGGCATACAGGAAAGGCAACTAAAAGAGCAAAAATTCGAATCAGCTAAAGAGAAAAAGCAACGGCTCCTACATATAAGCAAAAAATGGCCTGTTTTTGAAGATAAGATGGAGAACCTGGAGCCCAAGCTTGATGCACACCGGAAAAACTTGGAGGAGCTTCAGCAAGAGCAACAAAAGGCACAAAGCAAGCAGAAGGCCGAACAGCTAAAACAACGAATTGCTAAAATTGAAGAGCTTACCTCACAGGTAGAAGAAGCGAAGGATGAACTTGAAGAGGCGCAGAAAGTAACTCAGGAAGACCTCCAAAAACTACGAGAGCTTCAGTCGGATATACGTCAACTACAAACGAAGATAGAGGCAGCTAAACTTACCGTTCGTATTGAAAGCAATTCAGATCAAACGTTGCGTTATAGTGAGGCTGGTCAGGATGAAAAAGAAATTGCTGCAGATAGTGGTGAAACGCTCGATCAAACCGCTTCTGGCGGATTTACTCTGAAAACAGACGGGCTTATGGTAAAAGTATTTTCGGGAGAGGGAGATCTTGAGGATACGATTGAAACCCTTCAGGCGAAGAAAGAAGAGATTTCCGGTTATTTAGATGATCTTGAGGTCGGATCCGTTCAGGAGGCAGAGTCTTATGCCGGACTTTATCAAAAAAAGGAGAATGATCTGGCGCAAGCTAAAAAAGCTTACAAGAAAGAGCTGGGCGATCACGAACTGGAAGACCTTAAAGAAGAGTTGGAGGCCTATGGTGATTTGTCCAAGGTGCGCAGCTCCGAGGAGATTACAGAGGATATCGTTGAAACGAAGACAACATTAAACCAACTAAAAAAGGAAGCAGAAGAAGCGGAGACTAAGATTGAAGAATGGACTGAAAAATATGGCTCTTCCGATGATTTGATTCTTCAATTAGCTGAAACCTCGAAGTTACTCAAGGTTCTGAAAAGTGATCTCGATGATCTTCCCTCTCTGCCCGAGGGTTATGAATCCTCCGAAGAATTTATTGAAGAGGTTAGCCAACTGGACAAAGATATCCAGCAGTTAAAGGATCAGATTTTTGAAAAGAAGCAGGAACGCACGCAGTTGGAAGCAGAAACTCCGGACACCTCATCGGAAGAATTACAGAAACTACGCCAAGAAGCAGAAGCTGAATTTGAACTCATTAATAGTCGAGCTGAAACACTGGCCCGGGTGCGCGAGAAATCGCTGAAACTGATCGAGTCAATGGACAGCGACACTTACAAGGGCCTTGAAACCAGCTTTGTCAAATGGCTGGATCTGATGGTCGGCGACCGTTTTTCTACCGTAGATATGGACAGTGATATGCCTACTGCCTTTAAGACACAGGAAGCTACCTCCCTCACCTACAACCTGCTTTCCCATGGAACCAAAGATACGGTAGCCCTTGCGTGGCGATTTGCCCTATGTGAGAAATTTCTCTCCGATGGTAATGGGTTTGCAATTCTTGATGATCCGATGGTCGATATCGATCCTGAGCGCAGGGAAAAAGTAGTAAAGGCTATCAATGAGTTTTCAGGGCAGTACCAAACAATTGTAATGACTTGCCATCCAGATCACGCAGAGGAGCTTGATACAAATAGAGTAGCATTACAAACAATTTAA
- a CDS encoding 5' nucleotidase, NT5C type, with protein sequence MFTKKIVYIDMDNVLVNFKSGIDQLSQEELQEYEDRYDEVPGIFKLMEPNDGAIETFQWISKYFDTYILSTAPWENHSAWSDKLNWVKKYLGEPAYKRLILSHHKNLLSGDYLIDDRTKRGVKDFSGKHIHFGTDEFRHWTDVKLFLKYDALDIDMEDPETWGATLLKNSYKLYKASEEWELEDPISFDEFQIKLQHEESFRKTNLPSIEMLDPDYDPYSIKPHYSES encoded by the coding sequence ATGTTCACTAAAAAAATAGTCTATATCGATATGGACAATGTTCTGGTCAATTTCAAATCAGGCATTGACCAGCTATCTCAAGAGGAACTACAGGAATATGAGGACCGATATGATGAGGTTCCGGGGATCTTCAAGCTGATGGAACCCAACGATGGGGCCATTGAGACCTTCCAATGGATATCCAAATATTTTGACACCTACATCCTTTCTACAGCTCCTTGGGAAAACCATTCTGCTTGGTCCGACAAACTTAACTGGGTAAAAAAATATCTGGGTGAACCAGCCTATAAACGGCTGATCCTAAGCCATCATAAAAATCTCTTGTCAGGCGACTATCTCATTGATGACCGAACTAAAAGAGGAGTTAAAGATTTCAGTGGTAAACATATCCATTTCGGGACGGATGAGTTCCGTCACTGGACCGATGTAAAACTCTTCCTCAAATATGACGCCCTCGATATCGATATGGAGGATCCAGAAACATGGGGAGCAACACTCCTTAAAAATAGCTATAAATTATACAAGGCTTCGGAAGAATGGGAGCTTGAAGACCCGATATCATTTGATGAGTTTCAAATCAAACTACAACACGAAGAATCATTTCGAAAAACCAACCTCCCCTCTATTGAAATGCTTGACCCTGATTATGATCCATATTCAATAAAACCACATTATTCAGAATCATAA
- a CDS encoding YccF domain-containing protein, with the protein MKALGNVLWFIFGGFIAGLLWWLAGVIMFISIVGIPWGKACFAIGTLSFFPFGKEAVNREILTGKKDVGTGGWGTFGNVLWFIFGGFWLALSHVFAAIISFITIIGIPFGIQHGKLARISLSPIGKEVVDKEVAEQARKKNAERVVEEYSN; encoded by the coding sequence ATGAAAGCATTAGGTAATGTACTTTGGTTTATATTTGGCGGTTTTATAGCCGGTCTTTTATGGTGGTTGGCAGGGGTCATAATGTTTATTTCCATTGTGGGGATTCCGTGGGGTAAGGCTTGTTTTGCCATAGGAACTCTTTCATTTTTCCCATTTGGTAAAGAGGCTGTAAACCGAGAAATATTAACAGGGAAGAAAGATGTTGGTACTGGTGGTTGGGGCACATTTGGAAATGTGCTCTGGTTCATATTCGGTGGTTTTTGGCTTGCTCTCAGTCATGTCTTTGCAGCTATTATAAGCTTTATTACAATTATTGGTATTCCTTTTGGCATACAGCATGGCAAACTTGCTCGTATTTCATTATCTCCCATTGGTAAAGAGGTAGTTGATAAAGAGGTTGCAGAGCAGGCCCGAAAAAAGAATGCTGAACGAGTTGTAGAAGAGTATAGTAATTAG
- a CDS encoding LexA family protein: MSKLTNKQQQFYDTLISYIRKYFRWPTYKELADRLGFSSENSVTQYYDALVSKQFLKKDSQGNYTFTNPADVWIHENGHRQPTSIPIVGEITAGSMQEAIEADLGEVTIGDFFPNASNVFALRVKGDSMKDLGISTGDKVILSKTDLRDGDVGAVLYDGNTTLKRAHIRTTGIRLEPANPAYDDIIIKPGEFEEVTVLGKYLGHITDEGLVKSPFR; the protein is encoded by the coding sequence ATGTCAAAACTAACCAACAAACAACAGCAGTTTTACGATACGCTGATCTCCTATATCCGTAAGTACTTTCGCTGGCCAACGTATAAGGAACTTGCCGATCGGCTTGGATTTAGCTCAGAAAACAGCGTTACACAGTATTATGATGCACTGGTAAGCAAGCAATTTCTTAAAAAGGATAGTCAGGGTAATTATACCTTTACCAATCCTGCTGATGTTTGGATCCATGAAAATGGTCACAGGCAACCAACATCGATTCCAATTGTAGGAGAGATTACGGCCGGAAGCATGCAGGAAGCTATTGAGGCGGATTTAGGAGAGGTTACCATTGGCGATTTCTTTCCCAATGCTTCGAACGTATTTGCACTCCGCGTGAAAGGTGATAGCATGAAAGACTTGGGTATATCTACGGGGGATAAGGTCATCCTATCTAAGACAGATCTGCGAGATGGTGATGTCGGAGCTGTGTTGTATGACGGTAACACCACACTTAAGCGAGCCCACATACGAACCACCGGGATTCGACTTGAGCCTGCTAATCCCGCTTATGATGACATCATCATAAAACCTGGTGAATTTGAAGAAGTTACGGTTTTAGGCAAATATTTGGGACACATTACTGATGAAGGATTAGTCAAATCTCCCTTTCGTTAA